One genomic segment of Stigmatopora argus isolate UIUO_Sarg chromosome 1, RoL_Sarg_1.0, whole genome shotgun sequence includes these proteins:
- the LOC144074796 gene encoding tyrosine-protein phosphatase non-receptor type 7-like isoform X2 produces MAASRSTSKPLDEPTTVPRPSIGLQERRGSNISLLLDVSSLGVELGCSVSTPKEVWLRLLHTSSRLLTHSLLQQAATNADELDAEYQSIPPNFVSTSDLDVPGHAIKDRYKSILPNPESRVILKCVEEDEAGPDRYINANYIRGYRGIPKAYIATQGPMLHTVGDFWDMVWQEKSRIIVMVTRLKETNEKCVRYWPRPIDRRRSEGEAEGAKSQFGQFHLRVTDSQDNEGFTITDIEIQHIFGWERRSIRHYWFTSWPDHYVPQCAGPLLRLVEEVDSYSGSIRAASSQSITGPFVQPGPIVVHCSAGIGRTGCFIASSVGSQQLRQTGCVDILEMVCQLRLDRGGMIQTSEQYQFLYSTLAQFSSQFDYKQHKQGNDNSEEQVSEQMRKLQLWRTELADGGSHEEPESRGSDGSDHTEGQGGVSRTRW; encoded by the exons ATGGCGGCGTCCCGCTCTACCTCCAAGCCTTTAGATGAGCCGACCACAGTCCCTAGACCATCCATTGGCCTCCAGGAGAG ACGGGGCTCCAATATCTCACTACTGTTGGATGTAAGCAGTTTGGGTGTGGAACTCGGCTGCTCCGTCTCCACACCCAAAGAGGTGTGGCTCCGGCTGCTTCACACCTCCTCTCGGCTGCTCACGCATTCGCTCCTTCAGCAGGCTGCCACAAATGCCGACGAGTTGGATGCCGAGTACCAG AGTATTCCGCCAAACTTTGTGAGTACTTCAGACCTTGACGTTCCGGGACATGCAATCAAGGACAGATACAAAAGCATCCTTCCCA ACCCTGAGAGCCGTGTCATTTTGAAATGCGTGGAGGAGGACGAGGCGGGCCCAGACCGTTACATCAATGCCAACTATATCCGG GGTTACCGTGGTATTCCGAAGGCTTACATCGCCACCCAAGGGCCAATGCTGCACACCGTGGGGGACTTCTGGGACATGGTTTGGCAGGAGAAAAGTCGCATTATCGTCATGGTAACCAGGCTAAAGGAAACCAATGAG AAGTGTGTGAGGTACTGGCCTCGACCCATTGACCGTAGGAGAAGTGAAGGGGAGGCGGAGGGGGCGAAAAGTCAGTTTGGGCAATTCCATCTGCGAGTCACGGACAGTCAAGACAACGAGGGATTCACCATCACTGACATAGAGATACAG CATATTTTTGGATGGGAGCGCCGGTCCATCAGACACTACTGGTTCACGTCATGGCCAGACCACTACGTCCCACAATGCGCCGGTCCACTGCTTCGACTGGTGGAAGAGGTGGATTCGTACAGTGGTTCCATTCGTGCCGCCAGCTCCCAGTCAATTACGGGCCCCTTTGTCCAACCTGGTCCAATCGTTGTCCACTGCAG CGCCGGCATCGGAAGGACGGGTTGCTTCATCGCTAGCAGTGTCGGTAGTCAGCAGCTGCGTCAAACGGGTTGCGTGGACATTTTGGAGATGGTTTGTCAGCTTCGATTGGACAG GGGGGGGATGATCCAAACGTCGGAGCAGTACCAGTTTCTCTACAGCACTCTGGCCCAGTTTAGCTCCCAGTTCGATTACAAGCAG CACAAGCAAGGAAATGACAACTCAGAAGAGCAGGTAAGTGAACAGATGAGGAAGCTTCAACTGTGGCGGACTGAATTAGCAGATGGCGGCTCACACGAAGAACCCGAGTCCAGGGGAAGTGATGGTAGTGATCATACAGAAGGCCAAGGAGGCGTTAGTCGAACCCGCTGGTAG
- the LOC144074796 gene encoding tyrosine-protein phosphatase non-receptor type 7-like isoform X1, which translates to MAASRSTSKPLDEPTTVPRPSIGLQERRGSNISLLLDVSSLGVELGCSVSTPKEVWLRLLHTSSRLLTHSLLQQAATNADELDAEYQSIPPNFVSTSDLDVPGHAIKDRYKSILPNPESRVILKCVEEDEAGPDRYINANYIRGYRGIPKAYIATQGPMLHTVGDFWDMVWQEKSRIIVMVTRLKETNEKCVRYWPRPIDRRRSEGEAEGAKSQFGQFHLRVTDSQDNEGFTITDIEIQHIFGWERRSIRHYWFTSWPDHYVPQCAGPLLRLVEEVDSYSGSIRAASSQSITGPFVQPGPIVVHCSAGIGRTGCFIASSVGSQQLRQTGCVDILEMVCQLRLDRGGMIQTSEQYQFLYSTLAQFSSQFDYKQKHKQGNDNSEEQVSEQMRKLQLWRTELADGGSHEEPESRGSDGSDHTEGQGGVSRTRW; encoded by the exons ATGGCGGCGTCCCGCTCTACCTCCAAGCCTTTAGATGAGCCGACCACAGTCCCTAGACCATCCATTGGCCTCCAGGAGAG ACGGGGCTCCAATATCTCACTACTGTTGGATGTAAGCAGTTTGGGTGTGGAACTCGGCTGCTCCGTCTCCACACCCAAAGAGGTGTGGCTCCGGCTGCTTCACACCTCCTCTCGGCTGCTCACGCATTCGCTCCTTCAGCAGGCTGCCACAAATGCCGACGAGTTGGATGCCGAGTACCAG AGTATTCCGCCAAACTTTGTGAGTACTTCAGACCTTGACGTTCCGGGACATGCAATCAAGGACAGATACAAAAGCATCCTTCCCA ACCCTGAGAGCCGTGTCATTTTGAAATGCGTGGAGGAGGACGAGGCGGGCCCAGACCGTTACATCAATGCCAACTATATCCGG GGTTACCGTGGTATTCCGAAGGCTTACATCGCCACCCAAGGGCCAATGCTGCACACCGTGGGGGACTTCTGGGACATGGTTTGGCAGGAGAAAAGTCGCATTATCGTCATGGTAACCAGGCTAAAGGAAACCAATGAG AAGTGTGTGAGGTACTGGCCTCGACCCATTGACCGTAGGAGAAGTGAAGGGGAGGCGGAGGGGGCGAAAAGTCAGTTTGGGCAATTCCATCTGCGAGTCACGGACAGTCAAGACAACGAGGGATTCACCATCACTGACATAGAGATACAG CATATTTTTGGATGGGAGCGCCGGTCCATCAGACACTACTGGTTCACGTCATGGCCAGACCACTACGTCCCACAATGCGCCGGTCCACTGCTTCGACTGGTGGAAGAGGTGGATTCGTACAGTGGTTCCATTCGTGCCGCCAGCTCCCAGTCAATTACGGGCCCCTTTGTCCAACCTGGTCCAATCGTTGTCCACTGCAG CGCCGGCATCGGAAGGACGGGTTGCTTCATCGCTAGCAGTGTCGGTAGTCAGCAGCTGCGTCAAACGGGTTGCGTGGACATTTTGGAGATGGTTTGTCAGCTTCGATTGGACAG GGGGGGGATGATCCAAACGTCGGAGCAGTACCAGTTTCTCTACAGCACTCTGGCCCAGTTTAGCTCCCAGTTCGATTACAAGCAG AAGCACAAGCAAGGAAATGACAACTCAGAAGAGCAGGTAAGTGAACAGATGAGGAAGCTTCAACTGTGGCGGACTGAATTAGCAGATGGCGGCTCACACGAAGAACCCGAGTCCAGGGGAAGTGATGGTAGTGATCATACAGAAGGCCAAGGAGGCGTTAGTCGAACCCGCTGGTAG
- the LOC144074796 gene encoding tyrosine-protein phosphatase non-receptor type 7-like isoform X3 — protein MAASRSTSKPLDEPTTVPRPSIGLQERRGSNISLLLDVSSLGVELGCSVSTPKEVWLRLLHTSSRLLTHSLLQQAATNADELDAEYQSIPPNFVSTSDLDVPGHAIKDRYKSILPNPESRVILKCVEEDEAGPDRYINANYIRGYRGIPKAYIATQGPMLHTVGDFWDMVWQEKSRIIVMVTRLKETNEKCVRYWPRPIDRRRSEGEAEGAKSQFGQFHLRVTDSQDNEGFTITDIEIQHIFGWERRSIRHYWFTSWPDHYVPQCAGPLLRLVEEVDSYSGSIRAASSQSITGPFVQPGPIVVHCSAGIGRTGCFIASSVGSQQLRQTGCVDILEMGGDDPNVGAVPVSLQHSGPV, from the exons ATGGCGGCGTCCCGCTCTACCTCCAAGCCTTTAGATGAGCCGACCACAGTCCCTAGACCATCCATTGGCCTCCAGGAGAG ACGGGGCTCCAATATCTCACTACTGTTGGATGTAAGCAGTTTGGGTGTGGAACTCGGCTGCTCCGTCTCCACACCCAAAGAGGTGTGGCTCCGGCTGCTTCACACCTCCTCTCGGCTGCTCACGCATTCGCTCCTTCAGCAGGCTGCCACAAATGCCGACGAGTTGGATGCCGAGTACCAG AGTATTCCGCCAAACTTTGTGAGTACTTCAGACCTTGACGTTCCGGGACATGCAATCAAGGACAGATACAAAAGCATCCTTCCCA ACCCTGAGAGCCGTGTCATTTTGAAATGCGTGGAGGAGGACGAGGCGGGCCCAGACCGTTACATCAATGCCAACTATATCCGG GGTTACCGTGGTATTCCGAAGGCTTACATCGCCACCCAAGGGCCAATGCTGCACACCGTGGGGGACTTCTGGGACATGGTTTGGCAGGAGAAAAGTCGCATTATCGTCATGGTAACCAGGCTAAAGGAAACCAATGAG AAGTGTGTGAGGTACTGGCCTCGACCCATTGACCGTAGGAGAAGTGAAGGGGAGGCGGAGGGGGCGAAAAGTCAGTTTGGGCAATTCCATCTGCGAGTCACGGACAGTCAAGACAACGAGGGATTCACCATCACTGACATAGAGATACAG CATATTTTTGGATGGGAGCGCCGGTCCATCAGACACTACTGGTTCACGTCATGGCCAGACCACTACGTCCCACAATGCGCCGGTCCACTGCTTCGACTGGTGGAAGAGGTGGATTCGTACAGTGGTTCCATTCGTGCCGCCAGCTCCCAGTCAATTACGGGCCCCTTTGTCCAACCTGGTCCAATCGTTGTCCACTGCAG CGCCGGCATCGGAAGGACGGGTTGCTTCATCGCTAGCAGTGTCGGTAGTCAGCAGCTGCGTCAAACGGGTTGCGTGGACATTTTGGAGATG GGGGGGGATGATCCAAACGTCGGAGCAGTACCAGTTTCTCTACAGCACTCTGGCCCAGTTTAG